A window of Hymenobacter siberiensis genomic DNA:
CAGACCTGCCCTACGGCGACAAGCTGGAGATAGAAACGCCGACCCTGCCCGCCTGGCTGACGCTGGTGGACAATGGCGACGGCACGGGTACCGTGAGCGGCACACCCGCCGTGGCCGATGCCGGCAGCAACCCCGTGACCCTGGTAGCCGCCGACCTCTACCACCACGGGGCCAGCTACGGCCTCATCACGCAGTCGTTCAGCATCACCGTCATTCCCTGCACGGTGCAGGCCCACGCCACCCCGCTCACGCTGGTACTCGATGCCAATGGCACGGCTACGCTCACGACTGCCCAGTTTGATGGCGGCTCGACGGCTTCGTGCGGCATTGCTTTGATGACGCTCTCGCAGTCGGCCTTTAGCTGCGCCAACTACGGCGCTAATCCGGTGACGCTGACCGTGACCGATGCCAACGGTAACGTTAGCACCGATACTCAGACCGTGCTGGTGGACGACACGATGGCCCCTACGGCTGTGGCCCAGAACGTGACCGTATACCTGGATGCCAACGGGCAGGCCAGCATCACGGCCGCCCAGGTCAACAACGGCAGCAGCGACAACTGCGGAGCTATTACGTTGAGCCTTCAAAAGCAGGGATTGGTATCCGCATTTAGCCAGGCGCAGGAGCACAGTGTACTCACCCTTTCGGCTCCGGCCGGGGCGGTATTCACCGCCGTAAACTTTGCCAGTTACGGTACGCCCAACTTCGTGAATGGGACGTTTCAATATGGTAACTGCAACGCCACCAACAGCCAGTCGATAGTAGAGTCGTATGTGCTGAACCAGAATACGGCTTCTATCTTGGCTGACAACTCGGTATTCGGTGACCCCTGCTACGGCACCTTCAAGCGCCTCGCCGTGCAGGCTACCTACACTTTGGGCAGCCCCGTCCCCCAGCTGGCCTATACCTGCGCCAACGTAGGCTCGGCCAACAACCCGGTGCTATTGACTGTGACCGACGCCTACGGCCACGTAAGCACTGCTACCGCCAACGTGACCGTGCTGGATGCCATTGCCCCAACGGCCGTGGCCCAGAACGTAACCGTGCAGCTCGATGCTAATGGCCAGGCTAGCGTAACCGCCGCCCAGGTCAACAATGGCAGCGCCGATAACTGCGGCGTGGCTAACGTGAGCGTATCGTCCGGCAGCTTCACTTGCGCCAACCTGGGTGCCAACCCGGTAACCCTGACCGTGACCGATGCCAGCGGCAACGTTAGCACCGCTACTGCTACCGTAACGGTGCTGGATAATATCCTGCCTACCATCACGGCCCCCGCTGCCTTGACTGTGAGTGCCGATGCCGGCCAGTGTAGCGCCACCGGCGTGGCCCTGGGCACGGCTACGGCGGCCGACAACTGCTCGGCTATGGTGGCTAGCAACGCTCCGGCCACCTTCGCCAAGGGCACGACTACGGTAACCTGGACGGCGACCGATGCCAGCGGCAACACGGCCACCGCTACCCAGTTGGTGACCGTGAACGACACCGAAGCTCCCACGATTTCGGCCCCGGCTATGGTGTCGGTTTCGGCCGACCTGGGCCAGTGCTCGGCTAGCCATGTGGCCCTGGGCAATCCTGTTGCCGGCGACAACTGCACCGGCGTAATGGTAACGAGCAATGCCCCCGCAGTTTTCCTCAAAGGCCTGACTACCGTAACCTGGACTGCTACGGATGCGGTCGGCCTCACTGCCACCGCCACGCAGGTAGTGACCGTACTGGATGTGGAGAACCCCATCATCAGCGCGCCCGCCGCGGTAGTAGTAAGTGCTAACCCCGGCCAGTGTAGCGCCACGGGCGTGGCTCTGGGCAATGCTATTGCAACGGACAACTGCTCCGGCGTAACTGTAGCCAACAATGCCCCGGCCACCTTCGCCAAGGGCAGTACTACCGTCATCTGGATTGCTACCGACGCCGCTGGCAACAAAGCCACTGCCACCCAGACGGTAACCGTGAACGACACCGAGCGCCCGAACCTGATGGTGCCCGCCAACATGGTGGTGAGCGCCCCGGCTACGCAGTGCGGGGCCACGGTGAGCTTCAATCCCACTGCTACCGATAACTGCGCCGGTGCCACGGTGGTTGCCAGCCCGGCTTCGGGCAGCACCTTCCCGGTAGGCACCAGCACGGTAAGCGTGACGGCCACCGACGCCAGCGGCAACACCAGCACCGGCAGTTTCACCATGACGGTGAACGACGTGACGGCCCCGACCGTAGCGACTCGCACCGTAACCGTTACGCTGGTAAACGGCGTGGCTTCGGTGACGGCCGAGCAGGTCGATAATGGCAGCACTGATGCCTGCGGTATCCGTAGCCTGAGTCTCAACCGTACCAGCTTCAGCTGTGCCAACCTGGGCAACAACCCCGTAATCCTGACCGTGACCGACATCCACGGCAACGTGGCCAGCGCCCCGGCCACGGTGAGCGTAGTGGGTACTATTCCGGCTCCGGCCATTGCGGTAACGCCCAGCAGCACAGTGTACACCGGTGGCGTCGCTACCAACCTATACATCGGCTACGGTGCTCAGAGCGCCACGCTAACTGCCTCGGGCGGCGTGAGCTACGTCTGGATTGGAAGCAAAGGACTCAGTAGCAATACCGTATCCAATCCCGTGTTCACGGCTACCACACTCGGCACGTTCACCTTCACCGTGACGGCGACCAACCAGTACGGCTGCACGGCCACGGCTACGGTGACGCTCCACGTCATCAATGCCTACTGCGATAAGGACAAGGTAATTGTGTGCCACAACGGCCACGAAATCTGCATCTCGCCCAACGCCGTGCCGGCTCACCTCACCGGCCACCCCGGCGACCAGCTGGGTAACTGCACCACGGCTGTCCGCGGTGTAGCGGCCAACGCTCCGGTGGCCAATTCCACCAACGAGCTGTCGGTGTTCCCGAACCCAGCGGCTGATAAGGCTACGGTGTCGTTCCGGACGGCAGAGAATGGCGCAGCACAAGTAGTGGTATACAACCTGCTTGGCCAGCGCATTGCTACTCTCTACGATGGTACCGTAACGGCTGGCCAGCTCTACTCGGCTACGCTCAACAGTGCCAACCTGTCCACCGGCTTGTACGTGTGCCGCCTCGTTACTAATGGTAAAACCGAGTCGCTGCGACTGAACATCGAGCGGTAATACCACGCCGTCAGGCATCTGAAAAATCCCCTGCCAGAGTATCTGGCAGGGGATTTTTGGTTGAATGGCTGCGGCGCGCCGCCGTGCTACTGCCGCAGATACCCGCTCAAATCCGACACACTCATGATGCCAAGCTTCTGCGCCTGCTGCCCACGCATGAGCAGGGCATACGTATTGTTGAAGCCCAGCGGGGCCAGCCACTCCAGGCCAAAGCGGCGGCGGAACTCTGCGCGTACGTAGTTCAGCACCGCTGCCGGCCGCCCGCCCAGCGAGTCGACCACGGCGGGCCGGGGCTGCAGCAGCACCAGCAGGCCGGTGCCGGTGTACTCGGGGTACATATCGATGGCCCCGCTGCGCAGCGCCTCGAAGCAGATGGTGGTGCCGCCGAGGCCGGTTTTGGTTTCCACCGCCAGGTCGGTATTGCCCCGGATGAGGGCCGCGTATAGCTCGGCCAGAATGTACTGCTCGGCGAAAATCTTCGAGCCCAGCTTCACCACCGCCGCACCCGACACGGCCGGGCGGGCATCCCGCCACAGCCCGCGCCGCCGTAGAAAGGCTTCGGCAATGGCTTTTGGGGCCTGATGCAGGTAGTCGGCCCGGTAGTTCAAATCGGTCATTACCGAGTCCGAAATCTGGTTGTCCAGCATCGCCAGAATTGCTCCCAGCTCGGGATGCTCGCGCAGCAGGGCGGGGCGCACCACGGGCACGGCGTAGTAGGGCGGGAACACGCGGCGGTCGTCGCGCAGCACGCGCAGGCCGTAGGCCCGGATGCGGCCGTCGGTGCTGTAGCCGTCAATCACGTCCACGTTGGCATTGCGGGCGGCCTCATACACCAGCGCGGGGGCCAGCACCACGCTGGGCAGGTGTGTGAGGCCGTAGCTTTTGGTGAGGCCCGGCAGCCCATCGGCCCGCCCCACAAACTCGGGGCTGAAGCCGGCCAGCAGCTTGCCCGTGGCGCGGGGCAACAGGTATAGCCCGCCCAGCAGTGGCAGTGCCACCAGCAGCGCCGCGCCCACCTGCCCCAGGCGGCGCGTGCTCAGCTTTTGCACGCCGCCCAGCAGCGCATCAAACGCCAGGGCCAGGCCGGCGGCGGGCAGGGCACCGGCCAGTATCATCACCGGGTTGTTGAGGGCGATGCCGCCGAAAATGAACTCGCCCAGCCCGCCGGCCGCCACGTAGGCCGCCAGCGTGGCCACACCCACGTTGATGACGGTGGCCGTGCGAATGCCGGCCATGAGCACCGGCAGCGCCAACGGCAATTCTACCCGGCGCAGCACCTGCCCATCGGTCAGGCCGAGGCCCCGGGCGGCTTCCACCACGGCCGGCGGCACCCCCCGAATGCCCGCCAGTGTGTTGCGGATAATGGGCAGTAGCGAATACAGGAACAGCGCAAAAATGGCCGGTTTCGGCCCAATGCCCAGCACCGGAATCAGGAAACCGAGCAGGGCGATGCTGGGCACCGTTTGGAGCACGCCAGCCACGCCCAGCACCGCCGGGGCCCAGCGCGGCCGGCGCGACAAAAACAGCCCCAGCGGCACGCCCACCAGTACCCCCAGCAGCAGCGAGCCCGCCGTGAGGCCGATGTGCTGCACCGTTTGCTCGCCGAGCTTGCCGGCCTGCTCGTGCCAGAAAGTGAAGAGGGCCGTTAGCGTTTCCATGGGCAAAGGGGGAGCGGGGAGTGGGAAGCGGGGAGTGGGCGCAGGGGGCTTAGCGTTTCCATGCGTCCTCCTCCCGTTGTAAAGCTTCGCCAAAACCCGCCATCAGCTGGGCCACCGTGAAGGGCGCTGCCGCTGCTGCTGAGCCGGTCAGGGCTTCCAGTGCCTCGTGTACGGTGGTTCCAGCGCGGAAAGCGTCTTTTGGTCCTTCGGCTTCATTGCCCTCAAAAACATCGCCCAACGTGAGCGTGCGTAGCTGCAAAGTCAGCCGTTCGGCCGCAAAAAACCGGCGTACAAAGTCGTTGGCGGGTCGAAACAGCAGCTCGCGCGGCGTGCCCAGTTGCTGAATCTGGCCGGCATCGAGCAGCATAATGCGGTCGGCGAGCTCGAAGGCTTCGGTCACGTCGTGGGTCACGAGCACCATCGTTTTGCTGCGCAGTTCCTCCAGCTCCCGAAACTCGTGCCGGATGCTGGCCCGGGTTACGGGGTCGAGGGCCCCAAAGGGCTCATCGAGCAGGATGATGGGCGGGTCGGCGGCCAGGGCGCGGGCCAGCCCCACGCGCTGCTGCTGCCCGCCCGAGAGCTGGTGCGGATACTGCTCGGCGTAGCGCGCGGCCGGCAAATGCAGCCGCGTGAGCAGCGCCTCGGTGCGCGCCGCGATGGCCGCCGGGGCGTGGCCCAGCAGGCGGGGCACCACGGCCACGTTCTCGGCCACGGTGTAGTGCGGCAGCAGCCCCACCTGCTGAATAACGTAGCCAATGCCGCGCCGCAGCACTTCGGGCCGCTGGCTGAGCACATCCTGGCCGTTGATTTCGATGCGGCCGCCATCGGGCTCAATCAGGCGGTTGAGCATTTTGAGCAGCGTGGTTTTGCCGCAGCCGCTGGGGCCCAGCAGCACCAGCGTTTCGCCGGCTGCTACCGCAAACGACACGTCCTGCACCACCGCGTGCGCCCCAAACGCCTTGCGCAAATGCGATACTTGGATGACGGGCGGCGGGGTTTGGGGCATAAAGCAACAACGGCGAAGGAGCAAGGTAAACCCGCGGCGCTCCATCGGGTTACAGCTACCGGCGACTGTTCGCCGCTTTTCTGCTGCTCTATGCGCCATTCGTTCCGGTCTTTGCTATTGCTTGTCGCCCTGCTGGGGGCGGCCCCCGCCGCGCTCCGCGCCCAGGACGCGCCCGCCACCCCGCCGCGCCCCGACCGCACGCCGCCCCACGTCTTCACCATTCCCAATTTCCGGACTGAAAGCGGGACCACCCTGCCCCTGGCCCGTGTGGTGTACGGCACCTACGGCCACCTCAACGCCGCCCACGACAACGCCATCCTGCTGCCCTCGCACTACATGGCCGACCGCCACGGCTACGAGTGGCTCATGGGGCCGGGCAAGGCCCTCGATACCACCAAAGTATTCCTGGTCACCAGCGAGCTGTTTGGCAACGGCCATTCCTCGTCGCCCAGCAACACGCCGGAGCCCTTCCACGGCCCGCGCTTCCCCGTCATGACCATCCGCGACAACGTGGCCGCTGTGCATCAGCTGCTGGTCAATGATTTGAAAATAAACCACCTGCGGGCCATTATCGGCTTTTCGATGGGGGCGCAGCAGGCCTTTCAATGGGCCGTGAGCTACCCCACCTTTGCCGACCGCCTCGTGGCCACCTCGGGCACGGCCAAAACCTACCCCCACGGCATCGTGCGCCTCGAAGGCCAGATTGCGGCCCTCACCGCCGATGCCGCCTTCCAGAACGGCGACTACACCGCGCCGCCCACCAAGGGCATTGAAGCCTTTTCCGTCGTCTGGACGGCCTGGCTCTACTCGCAGGAGTGGTGGCGGCTGGAGCTCTGGAAAGCCGATAATAAGCCCGGCACCACCTTCGAGCAGGTGCTGCACGAGTACCGCACGCACTTCATCCCCGGAGCCGATGCCAACGACCTGATTTTGCAGATGAGAACCTGGGAATCGAATAACGTGGGCGCCACTACCGGCTTCGGAGGCAACGTCGAAAAGGCCCTCCGCAGCATTAAAGCGCCCATTCTCTACATGCCTTCGGCCACGGACCTGTACTTCCCGCTCACCGATGCCCGCTACGAAGCCGCCTTCATCCCGGGCGTGGTGCTCAAGCCCATTCCGTCGTTGTGGGGCCACACCGCCGGGGCCGCTCCCAACCCCGCCGATGCCAAGTTTCTGAACGACAACATCAAGCAGTTTCTGGCGCAGCTCCGGCGCTAGAGGCAAGAGAACGGTCATGCTTCGGCTGCGCTCAGCATGACCGTTTTTACAGCAGCTAAGACGCGGCTACCAGAGCCGAATATCCGTCATGCCCGCCGGAATGGGCGGCTGGTTGCTGAAACCCAGCACGCACCAGTCGGCCTCTACGCCGAAGTTGCCGCCTTGCAGCACGTAGCTCACCCAGCGGGTAATGGTGCGGCCGGTATGGTTGTTGGCTTCGGGGTCGAACTCGCGCAGCAGCAGCACATCGCCCACCTGAAAATCCTCGTGGTTGCGGCGCACATCGAAGGGCTTGTAGCCCGCTCGCACCGCCGCGAAGCAGTCGGGCCACAGCGGCAGCTCGTGGGTGTGCACGTGGGTTGGGTCGGAGGCGTGAAACTGGGGGGCGAAAGCCTCGGAAATCAGGTTTGGGTACGTAGTCATATAATTGCGATGCTAAATAAAGGTAAGCTGCTCCCGGCCGGAGGGCCAGCAGCTGGCCCGCTACGGTAGGGCGCGGAATCTTATCAAGATAATGAATAATGGCGGGCCAAGGGGCAGTAACAATAAGGAAATCAGTGCGGTTCCAACGCTTCGCGCGTTGTTGTTTCCCGCATCGCCGTGGCTTGGCCCAGCCGGTGCGGGATGCGAAAACCCACCGTCGGGCTATTTAAATCGTTTGGGGTCGGAGCCTGGTGCGCGAATTCCTGCCACCTTTCGCCGCCTGAGTTGTCCTTTTGTAAATTCATTCATTTTCTCTTCCCCGCTCATGCGCTTTCAGTACCTGCTATCCTCATTGCTGCTTCTGTTGCTGGTCGGCCGGCCCGCCGCCGCCCAGATGTATTCCCGCACCGACCCGTTTGCCCACACCTTCAGTATTGTAGCCCGCGACCCGGCCACCGGCGAAATGGCGGTGGCTGTGCAAAGCCATTGGTTTTCGGTGGGCACCTCGGTGAGCTGGGCCGAGGCCGGCGTGGGCGCGGTGGCCACGCAGTCATTCACCAACAAGTCCTTTGGCCTGCGCGGCCTGGCCCTCCTAAAAAGCGGCAAAACGGCCCAGCAGGCGCTCGATGAGCTATTGAGCAACGACGACGGCCGCGACGTGCGTCAGGTGGCCATTCTCGACAACCAGGGCCGCGTGGCCACCCACACCGGCAAAAAATGCGTTGATATGGCCGGCCACCAGCAGGGCAACCAGTTCTCGGTGCAGGCCAACATGATGCTTTCGGATAAGGTGTGGCCCGCCATGGCCGCCGCCTACGAAGCCAATGCCAAGCTGCCCCTGGCCGAGCGTGTGCTGGCCGCCCTCGATGCCGCCCAGGCCGCCGGCGGCGACGTGCGCGGCCGGCAGTCGGCCGCGCTGCTGGTGGTGCGCGGCACCGCCACCGAAGGCCCCTGGGCCGACCGCCTCATCGACCTGCGCGTGGACGACAGCGCTGCCCCGCTGCCCGAGCTGCACCGCCTGCTCAGTCTGGACCGCGCCTACGACCACATGAACGCCGGCGACCTGGCCGTGGAAAAAAATGACATGCCGAAAGCCATTCAGGAGTATCAGGCCGCCGAAAAAATGTTTCCCCAGAACCTGGAAATGAAGTACTGGCACGCCATTACGCTGGCCAATAAGCAGCAGGTGCCCGCCGCGCTGGCCTTGCTCCGCCCCATTTTCAAGCAGGAGCCCAACTGGCGCACCCTCACCCAGCGCCTGCCCAAAGTAGGCCTGCTCACGGTAACCGATGCCGAGCTGAAGCAGATTCTGGCGCTGTAGGCTAGAACGTCATGTCTCGGCTGCGTTCGACATGACGTTCTTTGTGTTGGCTGTATTCTCACGAAATCTATGCAAACATCTCTCTGTCTCCTCGCTGCCCTGCTCCTCAGCACCTCCGCCAAGGCGCAAGCCCCGCTCATCGTGCCCAAGCCCGTAGCTGCCGCCTTAGAGCAAGTGCAGCCCGCCGCCATCAAAGCCCACATCGCCTACCTGGCCGACGACCGCCTGCTGGGCCGCAAGGCCGGCACCCCCGGCTACCAGATGGCCGTCGATTACGTGACGCAGCAGCTGAAAACGCTGGGCGTGCAACCGGCCGGCGAGGGTGGCACCTTCATCCAGAAAGTGCGGCTGCGGCGCGCCTTCCTCCAGCCCGGCGCTGCTTTCACGGCCCGCGATGCGCAGGGGGCTGCAATGCCGCTCACGGCCGGGCCGGATTACGTGGTGTACCCCAGCCCCGAGCTGCCCGCCACCAGCGTGAAGGACGCCCCGCTGGCCTTCGCCGGCTTCGGCATCAACGCGCCCGAGCTGGGCTACGACGACTACGCCGGCCTCGATGTGAAGGGCAAGGTGGTGATGATTGTGCGCGGGGCACCCCGCACATTTGCGTCCACCGTAGCCTCGGCCAGCCAGGATTTGGCGGGGCTGCTGAAGGCGGCCATCAACCACGGGGCCGTGGGGCTGATACTGGCCTCTGCCCACGCCGGCGCGCTGCCTGACCTCAAAAACGGCACGTACAGCGTGCTCGGGGCCGATGGCAAGGTGGCTGTGTCGCGCACCTTTGCGCCGGGCAGCCGGCAGCAGTTCTACGGGGCTGTGAGCGCGGCCACGCTCCAGCGCCTGCTGCAGGCCTCGGGCCTCGATACCACGCAGGCTTTCGCGGCCATGCGGAACGGTAAACCAGCCTCAGCGGGCCTGAAAACAACGATTAGCGCCAGCGCGCAGGCTACTTATCAGGATATTGAGAGCTACAATGTGGTGGGCAAATTCGTGGGCTCCGATGCCAAGCTGCGCGACGAGTACGTGGTGCATTCGGCCCACCTCGACCACCTCGGCGTGGCTGCCCCGGTGCGGGGTGACTCGATTTACAACGGCGCGCACGATAATGCCTCGGGCGTGGCCTGCGTGCTCGAAATCGCCAAAGTCTATTCCCGCCTCAAAGACCGGCCGAAGCGCAGCATGCTCTTCGTGTTCATGACCGGCGAGGAGCTGGGCCTGCTGGGCTCGTCGGCTTTCGCCACTAATCCCACCGTGCCCAAGGCTAAAATCGTGGCCGATATTAACATGGACATGCCCACTATTATTGCCCCGCTGCTCTCCGTGGTGGCGCTGGGCGGCCAGCATTCTACGCTACTTGAACCCGTGCAGCGCGCCTGCGCTTACTTGAATATTGACCTGGAAAAGGACCCCGAGCCCGAGCAGAATCGCTTCATCCGCAGCGACCAGTACAGCTTCGTGACGGCCGGCATTCCGGCCCTGCACCTCAAATACGGCAATAAAACCGCCGATGGCCGCAACAACCTCAGCGAAGATGTGCAGAAGTGGCGCGCCGCGACCTACCACAAGCCGCAAGACGACATCAACGGCCGCTTCGACTTCGAGGCCGGCCGCAAATACGTGCAGCTCTGCTTCCTGGTGGGCTACCAGGTGGCGCAGGCCCCGGCCCGGCCCCAGTGGAACAAGGGCGACTTTTTCGGCCAGCGCTACGGCCAGCGGTAGCCGCCGCCCCGGAAACCTTCTGGCCGGCTCAATGGGTTAGACCTTCGTACTTTTGCACCCGTACGCGGCCCCGCCGCTTTTCAATCTAAATTATTACGACAATGGCAGTTTATCCCGAATACATGGTGGCGCCCATCCGCCAGGACCTCACCGAAGTTGGTTTCGAGCAGCTGATGACGGCCGAGGAGGTTGACTCCGCCCTCGCTTCGAACGAAGGCACCGTGCTGGTGGCCGTGAACTCGGTGTGTGGCTGCGCCGCCGCCAAAGCCCGCCCCGCCCTGAAAATGGCCCTCGCCAGCGCCGACAAAAAGCCCGGCAAGCTGGTCACCGTTTTTGCCGGCATGGAAACCGAAGCCGTAGCCAAAATGCGCGAGCACCTGCTGCCCTATCCGCCCTCCTCGCCCTGCATCGCCCTGTTCAAAGACGGCGAGCTGGTGCACATGATTGAGCGCTACCACATCGAAGGCTCCGACGCCATGCGCATCGTGAACAACCTGCAAGGTGCGTTCGAAGAGTACTGCTAAATCACTGATTTTTAGGATTTAAGCGGAGTTCACGGATTTTGTGGACGATTGTGAAGGGCCCCAGCTGCGTGCGCAGTTGGGGCCCTTTTTATGTTATTGAGGCGCAATTAATGGGAGAGCGGGCGGGAGGGATTGTGGAGGAAGCATTTGAACCGGAGGCTGGATTCGCCAAAATTGACTAGAAGCGCAACTTCCAGGTGGTAAGCTTTAAGGTAATTGTGTACTACTCCCCAAAAACTGGACAGTTTAGCGGGGCATGTTAAGTAATATGGTTATGATTGAATGTTTGATTGGTTTGGTAGACGTGGGCGGGCGTTTGGCCCCCGAGACTTTGGTGGGGCCGGCGGTGATTGTAGTAAGCAAAGTACGCGTGTAATTGCTGGTGTAGGTGCCGGCCGTCGTCGGCGGGGTTGAGGTAGATATGCTCCCATTTGACGGTGCGCCAGAGGCGTTCGATGAAGGCATTGTCGGTGGCGCGGCCCCGACCATCGCGGCTGATGCGGCAGCCGGCGGCCAGCAGGGCTTGCTCGTAGGCCAGGCTGGTGAATTGGCTGCCCTGGTCGGAGTTGAAGATGTACGGGGCGGGGGCTACGCGCAGGGCATCGGCCAGGGCTTGCAGGCAAAAGCCGACGTCGAGCGAGTTGGAGAGTTGCCAACTGAGCACGTAGCGCGAGTGCCAGTCCAAAACGGCGGCCAGGTAAAGAAAGCCCTTGGCCATGGGCACATAGGTGATATCCGTGCTCCAGACTTCATTCGGAGCGGTGGCCGGGCGGTCGCGCAGCAGGTAGGGATATGGCGTAACACCTTGATCAGGAATGGATAAGCGCGGATTGGGGTAAATCGGCTCGTGGCCCATCAGGCGCACGAGGCGGCGCACGCGCTTCTCGTTGACGGCGTGCCCGGCCAGGCGCAGGTGGTCGCGCAGGCCGAGTACACCCTTGAAGTTGTGCGTGGTGAACTCCTCATCGAGCAGGCGCATGAGGTGGAGATTATAGGCGCTTTCCCCGCAGGGCTGGTAATAAAAGCTGCTGCGCGCCAGGCCCAGGGCCTGGCAGCGGGCAGTCACCGAGCCGCCAGCTGGGTCTGGGGACTGCACCAGAGCGCGTTGCTGGGTCGTGCTCATCGGGGTAGCGTTTTTTTTAGCAGCACATTTTCCATTTGCAACCGCCCGATGGCCGCGTAGAGCGGCTCCACATCGGGGGCTGGCGCAACGGAAGCAGGGGCTTCGGCAAAGACCTGAACGGCTTGTTCGCGCAGCTGCAGCTTCCAGCGCGTGATTTGGGCCGTGGCCAACTGATAGTGGGCGGCCAACTCAGCCAGCGGTTGGCGCTCGGTGAGCGCGGCCAGCGCCACCTCGGCTTTGAACTCGGCCGTATAGCGACGGCGGGTGCGTTTTGGGGTCATAATCGAGCTAAGCTAGCCCGCTTAACCTGTCCAGCTTTTGGGGAGTACTACATTGATTGCCTGCGCATAGTTGAGGGAGGTTAATTCACTGGTTGCTTTTAACTCGACCAACACTTGGTCGTTGACCAGAAAGTCAGCCCGCCGCGACCCAATGGATGTTTCCTTATAGAAGACGGGCAAGTGTACCTCTGCTCGGAAAGCAACGTTAGCCGCCGCAAGCTCCACGCCCAGCCCCCGCTGGAAAATTGCCTCTGGAAACCCACTGCCCAACTCACTATGCACGCTCATGGCGCAGCCAATTATGGTTTCCGTAAGCCTGTTTAACCGAGTTTCAACTAACGTGAAACGGGTGTAATTCAAAACTACGCGCTGCCACCGCCAAGCAGAAGTTCGGACTGGTATCTGATGCCCTTAGTGGAGCCCAGAGGCAAGGGCCGATGACTCATGAAAAGGGCAGCGCGTAGTTTTGAATTGCACCCCATGAAACCAATCCATAAAAACAAATCGGACATTCAACAGCACGACATTGCCCCAAAATAATCGGCCACAAAATACGTGAAATCCGCTTAAATCCGAAAAATCAGTGATTTAGTTGGCTACCTCACTCAGGAACTTCACACGCACCAGCCGCAGCTCTTCTTCCGTAAAGTCATTGCCCAGCTCCTTCATCGCCACGGCAATGTTATCAGTATTGGCCGACATGAAGTAGCCGTAAATTTCGTCGCGTACTTCTTCTTCCACCATTTCCTCCAGGTAGTAGTCGATATTAAGTCGGGTGCCGGAGTAGCAGATGTGCTCGATTTCCTCCATCAGCTCGCCCATCGAAATGCCTTTTGAGGAAGCAATATCCTCCAGCATCATCTTCTTGTCAATCTGCTGAATGACGTATATTTTGATTTTCGAGCGGTTCACGGCCGACTTCACCACCACGTCCTCGGCGGTTTCGATGTCGTTGTCCTCCACGTATTTCTTGATGGCGGCCACGAACGGCGCACCAAACTTCTGGGCCTTGCCCTGGCCCACGCCCGATACGTGCGTGAGGTCGTGCAGGCTCTGGGGGTAGGTGGTGGCCATTTCCTTCAGGCTCGGGTCCTGGAAGAGGACGTAGGGCGGCAGGTTCTTCTGCTTGGCCACCTGCTTGCGCAACTCCTTGAGCTGGGCGAACAGGGCTTCGTCGTGGCCGGCGGCTTGCTGCTCCTCCACCTTTTCCTCGTCGGCCTTCTGCTCTTCGTCGAAGTTGTGGTCCTTCGTGAGCGTGATG
This region includes:
- a CDS encoding ASCH/PUA domain-containing protein, whose translation is MTTYPNLISEAFAPQFHASDPTHVHTHELPLWPDCFAAVRAGYKPFDVRRNHEDFQVGDVLLLREFDPEANNHTGRTITRWVSYVLQGGNFGVEADWCVLGFSNQPPIPAGMTDIRLW
- a CDS encoding DUF1028 domain-containing protein, coding for MRFQYLLSSLLLLLLVGRPAAAQMYSRTDPFAHTFSIVARDPATGEMAVAVQSHWFSVGTSVSWAEAGVGAVATQSFTNKSFGLRGLALLKSGKTAQQALDELLSNDDGRDVRQVAILDNQGRVATHTGKKCVDMAGHQQGNQFSVQANMMLSDKVWPAMAAAYEANAKLPLAERVLAALDAAQAAGGDVRGRQSAALLVVRGTATEGPWADRLIDLRVDDSAAPLPELHRLLSLDRAYDHMNAGDLAVEKNDMPKAIQEYQAAEKMFPQNLEMKYWHAITLANKQQVPAALALLRPIFKQEPNWRTLTQRLPKVGLLTVTDAELKQILAL
- a CDS encoding M28 family peptidase, with protein sequence MQTSLCLLAALLLSTSAKAQAPLIVPKPVAAALEQVQPAAIKAHIAYLADDRLLGRKAGTPGYQMAVDYVTQQLKTLGVQPAGEGGTFIQKVRLRRAFLQPGAAFTARDAQGAAMPLTAGPDYVVYPSPELPATSVKDAPLAFAGFGINAPELGYDDYAGLDVKGKVVMIVRGAPRTFASTVASASQDLAGLLKAAINHGAVGLILASAHAGALPDLKNGTYSVLGADGKVAVSRTFAPGSRQQFYGAVSAATLQRLLQASGLDTTQAFAAMRNGKPASAGLKTTISASAQATYQDIESYNVVGKFVGSDAKLRDEYVVHSAHLDHLGVAAPVRGDSIYNGAHDNASGVACVLEIAKVYSRLKDRPKRSMLFVFMTGEELGLLGSSAFATNPTVPKAKIVADINMDMPTIIAPLLSVVALGGQHSTLLEPVQRACAYLNIDLEKDPEPEQNRFIRSDQYSFVTAGIPALHLKYGNKTADGRNNLSEDVQKWRAATYHKPQDDINGRFDFEAGRKYVQLCFLVGYQVAQAPARPQWNKGDFFGQRYGQR
- a CDS encoding BrxA/BrxB family bacilliredoxin — its product is MAVYPEYMVAPIRQDLTEVGFEQLMTAEEVDSALASNEGTVLVAVNSVCGCAAAKARPALKMALASADKKPGKLVTVFAGMETEAVAKMREHLLPYPPSSPCIALFKDGELVHMIERYHIEGSDAMRIVNNLQGAFEEYC
- a CDS encoding alpha/beta fold hydrolase, giving the protein MRHSFRSLLLLVALLGAAPAALRAQDAPATPPRPDRTPPHVFTIPNFRTESGTTLPLARVVYGTYGHLNAAHDNAILLPSHYMADRHGYEWLMGPGKALDTTKVFLVTSELFGNGHSSSPSNTPEPFHGPRFPVMTIRDNVAAVHQLLVNDLKINHLRAIIGFSMGAQQAFQWAVSYPTFADRLVATSGTAKTYPHGIVRLEGQIAALTADAAFQNGDYTAPPTKGIEAFSVVWTAWLYSQEWWRLELWKADNKPGTTFEQVLHEYRTHFIPGADANDLILQMRTWESNNVGATTGFGGNVEKALRSIKAPILYMPSATDLYFPLTDARYEAAFIPGVVLKPIPSLWGHTAGAAPNPADAKFLNDNIKQFLAQLRR
- a CDS encoding ABC transporter ATP-binding protein, translating into MPQTPPPVIQVSHLRKAFGAHAVVQDVSFAVAAGETLVLLGPSGCGKTTLLKMLNRLIEPDGGRIEINGQDVLSQRPEVLRRGIGYVIQQVGLLPHYTVAENVAVVPRLLGHAPAAIAARTEALLTRLHLPAARYAEQYPHQLSGGQQQRVGLARALAADPPIILLDEPFGALDPVTRASIRHEFRELEELRSKTMVLVTHDVTEAFELADRIMLLDAGQIQQLGTPRELLFRPANDFVRRFFAAERLTLQLRTLTLGDVFEGNEAEGPKDAFRAGTTVHEALEALTGSAAAAAPFTVAQLMAGFGEALQREEDAWKR
- a CDS encoding IS3 family transposase — protein: MSTTQQRALVQSPDPAGGSVTARCQALGLARSSFYYQPCGESAYNLHLMRLLDEEFTTHNFKGVLGLRDHLRLAGHAVNEKRVRRLVRLMGHEPIYPNPRLSIPDQGVTPYPYLLRDRPATAPNEVWSTDITYVPMAKGFLYLAAVLDWHSRYVLSWQLSNSLDVGFCLQALADALRVAPAPYIFNSDQGSQFTSLAYEQALLAAGCRISRDGRGRATDNAFIERLWRTVKWEHIYLNPADDGRHLHQQLHAYFAYYNHRRPHQSLGGQTPAHVYQTNQTFNHNHIT